One genomic region from Cucumis melo cultivar AY chromosome 9, USDA_Cmelo_AY_1.0, whole genome shotgun sequence encodes:
- the LOC103504533 gene encoding uncharacterized protein LOC103504533 isoform X2 yields the protein MAASKIAVATLSLTHFRPFSSASMPSLSPSFSSRLVPHPPDLIKWVRREGGFVHHALNIAPSPDAHTGLGLLASDHIPKGSELIILPHNLPLRFESPEAGDSDEADSVLINLARQVPEELWSMKLGLKLLKERAKVGSFWWAYIGNLPEVFTVPIFFSGDDIKNLQYAPLLYQVNKRCRFLLDFEKEVKRTLDSIKPENHPFGGQTVDASSLGWAMAAVSSRAFRLYSKNLTDGTPTSVPMMLPLIDMCNHSFNSNARIIQEQDASMKLKVVAETEIEGNAPLTLNYGCLDNDLFLLDYGFVLPSNQYDYIELKYDEALLEAASIVAGISSENFSSPAPWQKFILTKLNLHGEAALLKVSIGGSEVVDGRLLAALRVLLSVDEEMVQKHDLSVLKSLSAEAPLGIANEVAALRTVIALCVIALGHFPTKIMEDETLLKKCESETSKLAIQFRLQKKSVIIDAMSNLTRRVKLLSSKAVSQG from the exons ATGGCTGCTTCCAAGATAGCAGTGGCCACTCTATCCTTAACCCATTTCCGGCCATTTTCCTCCGCCTCCATGCCCTCTCTTTCTCCTTCTTTCTCCTCCAGGTTGGTTCCTCATCCGCCGGACCTTATCAAGTGGGTCCGTAGAGAAGGCGGATTTGTCCACCACGCTCTCAACATAGCTCCCTCTCCCGATGCCCATACTGGCCTTGGACTCCTCGCTTCCGACCACATTCCCAAAGGTTCTGAACTTATTATCCTTCCTCACAATCTTCCCTTGCGCTTTGAGTCCCCCGAAGCCGGCGATTCTGATGAGGCCGACTCCGTTCTTATCAATTTGGCTCGCCAAGTTCCTG AGGAACTGTGGTCCATGAAATTGGGTTTGAAACTTCTGAAAGAAAGGGCAAAAGTTGGATCCTTCTGGTGGGCGTATATTGGCAACCTCCCCGAAGTTTTCACTgttcccatatttttttctgGAGATGATATCAAGAACTTGCAGTATGCTCCTCTTCTTTACCAG GTAAACAAAAGGTGTCGCTTCCTCCTTGATTTTGAGAAAGAAGTCAAACGTACTCTTGATAGTATAAAGCCTGAAAATCACCCTTTTGGTGGCCAAACCGTAGATGCATCATCCCTTGGATGGGCAATGGCAGCAGTCTCATCAAGGGCATTTCGTTTATATAGTAAAAATCTCACTGATGGTACTCCAACCAGTGTCCCCATGATGCTCCCTCTCATTGATATGTGCAATCATAGCTTTAATTCAAATGCACGTATCATCCAAGAACAAGATGCCTCCATGAAGTTGAAG GTTGTAGCAGAGACTGAAATTGAAGGAAACGCTCCTTTAACACTAAATTATGGCTGTCTGGACAATGATCTTTTCCTGCTTGATTATGGATTTGTGTTACCATCAAATCAATATGATTACATTGAGCTAAAATATGATGAAGCTCTCTTAGAAGCTGCTAGCATTGTTGCAGGGATTTCTTCAGAAAATTTTTCTTCTCCTGCTCCATggcaaaaatttatattaacaAAGTTAAATCTACATGGAGAAGCTGCTCTTCTCAAG GTGAGTATCGGTGGTTCAGAAGTAGTTGACGGTCGCTTATTGGCTGCATTAAGAGTATTGCTTTCAGTTGATGAGGAAATGGTACAGAAGCATGACTTGAGCGTTCTCAAATCTTTATCAGCTGAAGCACCTCTTGGTATTGCAAATGAAGTAGCTGCATTACGTACGGTAATTGCTTTATGTGTGATTGCATTGGGACACTTCCCGACAAAGATAATGGAGGACGAAACCCTTTTGAAAAAGTGTGAAAGCGAAACATCTAAATTGGCAATCCAGTTCAGACTTCAAAAGAAATCAGTTATCATAGATGCGATGAGCAACCTCACAAGAAGGGTGAAGTTACTTTCATCCAAAGCGGTCTCTCAGGGTTAA
- the LOC103504533 gene encoding uncharacterized protein LOC103504533 isoform X1 has protein sequence MAASKIAVATLSLTHFRPFSSASMPSLSPSFSSRLVPHPPDLIKWVRREGGFVHHALNIAPSPDAHTGLGLLASDHIPKGSELIILPHNLPLRFESPEAGDSDEADSVLINLARQVPEELWSMKLGLKLLKERAKVGSFWWAYIGNLPEVFTVPIFFSGDDIKNLQYAPLLYQVNKRCRFLLDFEKEVKRTLDSIKPENHPFGGQTVDASSLGWAMAAVSSRAFRLYSKNLTDGTPTSVPMMLPLIDMCNHSFNSNARIIQEQDASMKLKVKVVAETEIEGNAPLTLNYGCLDNDLFLLDYGFVLPSNQYDYIELKYDEALLEAASIVAGISSENFSSPAPWQKFILTKLNLHGEAALLKVSIGGSEVVDGRLLAALRVLLSVDEEMVQKHDLSVLKSLSAEAPLGIANEVAALRTVIALCVIALGHFPTKIMEDETLLKKCESETSKLAIQFRLQKKSVIIDAMSNLTRRVKLLSSKAVSQG, from the exons ATGGCTGCTTCCAAGATAGCAGTGGCCACTCTATCCTTAACCCATTTCCGGCCATTTTCCTCCGCCTCCATGCCCTCTCTTTCTCCTTCTTTCTCCTCCAGGTTGGTTCCTCATCCGCCGGACCTTATCAAGTGGGTCCGTAGAGAAGGCGGATTTGTCCACCACGCTCTCAACATAGCTCCCTCTCCCGATGCCCATACTGGCCTTGGACTCCTCGCTTCCGACCACATTCCCAAAGGTTCTGAACTTATTATCCTTCCTCACAATCTTCCCTTGCGCTTTGAGTCCCCCGAAGCCGGCGATTCTGATGAGGCCGACTCCGTTCTTATCAATTTGGCTCGCCAAGTTCCTG AGGAACTGTGGTCCATGAAATTGGGTTTGAAACTTCTGAAAGAAAGGGCAAAAGTTGGATCCTTCTGGTGGGCGTATATTGGCAACCTCCCCGAAGTTTTCACTgttcccatatttttttctgGAGATGATATCAAGAACTTGCAGTATGCTCCTCTTCTTTACCAG GTAAACAAAAGGTGTCGCTTCCTCCTTGATTTTGAGAAAGAAGTCAAACGTACTCTTGATAGTATAAAGCCTGAAAATCACCCTTTTGGTGGCCAAACCGTAGATGCATCATCCCTTGGATGGGCAATGGCAGCAGTCTCATCAAGGGCATTTCGTTTATATAGTAAAAATCTCACTGATGGTACTCCAACCAGTGTCCCCATGATGCTCCCTCTCATTGATATGTGCAATCATAGCTTTAATTCAAATGCACGTATCATCCAAGAACAAGATGCCTCCATGAAGTTGAAGGTGAAG GTTGTAGCAGAGACTGAAATTGAAGGAAACGCTCCTTTAACACTAAATTATGGCTGTCTGGACAATGATCTTTTCCTGCTTGATTATGGATTTGTGTTACCATCAAATCAATATGATTACATTGAGCTAAAATATGATGAAGCTCTCTTAGAAGCTGCTAGCATTGTTGCAGGGATTTCTTCAGAAAATTTTTCTTCTCCTGCTCCATggcaaaaatttatattaacaAAGTTAAATCTACATGGAGAAGCTGCTCTTCTCAAG GTGAGTATCGGTGGTTCAGAAGTAGTTGACGGTCGCTTATTGGCTGCATTAAGAGTATTGCTTTCAGTTGATGAGGAAATGGTACAGAAGCATGACTTGAGCGTTCTCAAATCTTTATCAGCTGAAGCACCTCTTGGTATTGCAAATGAAGTAGCTGCATTACGTACGGTAATTGCTTTATGTGTGATTGCATTGGGACACTTCCCGACAAAGATAATGGAGGACGAAACCCTTTTGAAAAAGTGTGAAAGCGAAACATCTAAATTGGCAATCCAGTTCAGACTTCAAAAGAAATCAGTTATCATAGATGCGATGAGCAACCTCACAAGAAGGGTGAAGTTACTTTCATCCAAAGCGGTCTCTCAGGGTTAA
- the LOC103504533 gene encoding uncharacterized protein LOC103504533 isoform X3, producing the protein MPILALDSSLPTTFPKVLNLLSFLTIFPCALSPPKPAILMRPTPFLSIWLAKFLYLAEELWSMKLGLKLLKERAKVGSFWWAYIGNLPEVFTVPIFFSGDDIKNLQYAPLLYQVNKRCRFLLDFEKEVKRTLDSIKPENHPFGGQTVDASSLGWAMAAVSSRAFRLYSKNLTDGTPTSVPMMLPLIDMCNHSFNSNARIIQEQDASMKLKVKVVAETEIEGNAPLTLNYGCLDNDLFLLDYGFVLPSNQYDYIELKYDEALLEAASIVAGISSENFSSPAPWQKFILTKLNLHGEAALLKVSIGGSEVVDGRLLAALRVLLSVDEEMVQKHDLSVLKSLSAEAPLGIANEVAALRTVIALCVIALGHFPTKIMEDETLLKKCESETSKLAIQFRLQKKSVIIDAMSNLTRRVKLLSSKAVSQG; encoded by the exons ATGCCCATACTGGCCTTGGACTCCTCGCTTCCGACCACATTCCCAAAGGTTCTGAACTTATTATCCTTCCTCACAATCTTCCCTTGCGCTTTGAGTCCCCCGAAGCCGGCGATTCTGATGAGGCCGACTCCGTTCTTATCAATTTGGCTCGCCAAGTTCCTG TATTTGGCAGAGGAACTGTGGTCCATGAAATTGGGTTTGAAACTTCTGAAAGAAAGGGCAAAAGTTGGATCCTTCTGGTGGGCGTATATTGGCAACCTCCCCGAAGTTTTCACTgttcccatatttttttctgGAGATGATATCAAGAACTTGCAGTATGCTCCTCTTCTTTACCAG GTAAACAAAAGGTGTCGCTTCCTCCTTGATTTTGAGAAAGAAGTCAAACGTACTCTTGATAGTATAAAGCCTGAAAATCACCCTTTTGGTGGCCAAACCGTAGATGCATCATCCCTTGGATGGGCAATGGCAGCAGTCTCATCAAGGGCATTTCGTTTATATAGTAAAAATCTCACTGATGGTACTCCAACCAGTGTCCCCATGATGCTCCCTCTCATTGATATGTGCAATCATAGCTTTAATTCAAATGCACGTATCATCCAAGAACAAGATGCCTCCATGAAGTTGAAGGTGAAG GTTGTAGCAGAGACTGAAATTGAAGGAAACGCTCCTTTAACACTAAATTATGGCTGTCTGGACAATGATCTTTTCCTGCTTGATTATGGATTTGTGTTACCATCAAATCAATATGATTACATTGAGCTAAAATATGATGAAGCTCTCTTAGAAGCTGCTAGCATTGTTGCAGGGATTTCTTCAGAAAATTTTTCTTCTCCTGCTCCATggcaaaaatttatattaacaAAGTTAAATCTACATGGAGAAGCTGCTCTTCTCAAG GTGAGTATCGGTGGTTCAGAAGTAGTTGACGGTCGCTTATTGGCTGCATTAAGAGTATTGCTTTCAGTTGATGAGGAAATGGTACAGAAGCATGACTTGAGCGTTCTCAAATCTTTATCAGCTGAAGCACCTCTTGGTATTGCAAATGAAGTAGCTGCATTACGTACGGTAATTGCTTTATGTGTGATTGCATTGGGACACTTCCCGACAAAGATAATGGAGGACGAAACCCTTTTGAAAAAGTGTGAAAGCGAAACATCTAAATTGGCAATCCAGTTCAGACTTCAAAAGAAATCAGTTATCATAGATGCGATGAGCAACCTCACAAGAAGGGTGAAGTTACTTTCATCCAAAGCGGTCTCTCAGGGTTAA
- the LOC103504533 gene encoding uncharacterized protein LOC103504533 isoform X4, giving the protein MPILALDSSLPTTFPKVLNLLSFLTIFPCALSPPKPAILMRPTPFLSIWLAKFLYLAEELWSMKLGLKLLKERAKVGSFWWAYIGNLPEVFTVPIFFSGDDIKNLQYAPLLYQVNKRCRFLLDFEKEVKRTLDSIKPENHPFGGQTVDASSLGWAMAAVSSRAFRLYSKNLTDGTPTSVPMMLPLIDMCNHSFNSNARIIQEQDASMKLKVVAETEIEGNAPLTLNYGCLDNDLFLLDYGFVLPSNQYDYIELKYDEALLEAASIVAGISSENFSSPAPWQKFILTKLNLHGEAALLKVSIGGSEVVDGRLLAALRVLLSVDEEMVQKHDLSVLKSLSAEAPLGIANEVAALRTVIALCVIALGHFPTKIMEDETLLKKCESETSKLAIQFRLQKKSVIIDAMSNLTRRVKLLSSKAVSQG; this is encoded by the exons ATGCCCATACTGGCCTTGGACTCCTCGCTTCCGACCACATTCCCAAAGGTTCTGAACTTATTATCCTTCCTCACAATCTTCCCTTGCGCTTTGAGTCCCCCGAAGCCGGCGATTCTGATGAGGCCGACTCCGTTCTTATCAATTTGGCTCGCCAAGTTCCTG TATTTGGCAGAGGAACTGTGGTCCATGAAATTGGGTTTGAAACTTCTGAAAGAAAGGGCAAAAGTTGGATCCTTCTGGTGGGCGTATATTGGCAACCTCCCCGAAGTTTTCACTgttcccatatttttttctgGAGATGATATCAAGAACTTGCAGTATGCTCCTCTTCTTTACCAG GTAAACAAAAGGTGTCGCTTCCTCCTTGATTTTGAGAAAGAAGTCAAACGTACTCTTGATAGTATAAAGCCTGAAAATCACCCTTTTGGTGGCCAAACCGTAGATGCATCATCCCTTGGATGGGCAATGGCAGCAGTCTCATCAAGGGCATTTCGTTTATATAGTAAAAATCTCACTGATGGTACTCCAACCAGTGTCCCCATGATGCTCCCTCTCATTGATATGTGCAATCATAGCTTTAATTCAAATGCACGTATCATCCAAGAACAAGATGCCTCCATGAAGTTGAAG GTTGTAGCAGAGACTGAAATTGAAGGAAACGCTCCTTTAACACTAAATTATGGCTGTCTGGACAATGATCTTTTCCTGCTTGATTATGGATTTGTGTTACCATCAAATCAATATGATTACATTGAGCTAAAATATGATGAAGCTCTCTTAGAAGCTGCTAGCATTGTTGCAGGGATTTCTTCAGAAAATTTTTCTTCTCCTGCTCCATggcaaaaatttatattaacaAAGTTAAATCTACATGGAGAAGCTGCTCTTCTCAAG GTGAGTATCGGTGGTTCAGAAGTAGTTGACGGTCGCTTATTGGCTGCATTAAGAGTATTGCTTTCAGTTGATGAGGAAATGGTACAGAAGCATGACTTGAGCGTTCTCAAATCTTTATCAGCTGAAGCACCTCTTGGTATTGCAAATGAAGTAGCTGCATTACGTACGGTAATTGCTTTATGTGTGATTGCATTGGGACACTTCCCGACAAAGATAATGGAGGACGAAACCCTTTTGAAAAAGTGTGAAAGCGAAACATCTAAATTGGCAATCCAGTTCAGACTTCAAAAGAAATCAGTTATCATAGATGCGATGAGCAACCTCACAAGAAGGGTGAAGTTACTTTCATCCAAAGCGGTCTCTCAGGGTTAA
- the LOC103504534 gene encoding uncharacterized protein LOC103504534 has product MDYSTAALDSDSEVSQVPIHSQVEKIKKEIEKIKHPSLQQSDMNTHLLLRGISISKPRSRSPLGLPSDTPISVGN; this is encoded by the coding sequence ATGGACTACTCCACGGCGGCCCTTGATTCCGATTCCGAGGTTTCTCAGGTTCCGATTCACAGCCAGGTTGAGAAGATCAAGAAGGAGATTGAGAAGATCAAGCATCCCTCTCTTCAGCAATCCGACATGAACACTCACCTTCTTCTTCGCGGGATCTCCATTTCCAAGCCACGGTCTCGCTCCCCCTTAGGCCTTCCCTCCGACACCCCTATTTCCGTCGGCAactaa
- the LOC103504536 gene encoding nudix hydrolase 18, mitochondrial, giving the protein MACLVSRTGRELQRYNHMGFRQVVGCIPYRFKYNEDGMKICNEYEVLVISSQKGQGLMFPKGGWELDESLEQAASRESLEEAGVLGKVESQLGKWRFISKSQGTYYEGYMFPLFVEEQLDLWPEKHVRERIWMPVAEAREVCRHWWMKEALDILVKRLTIGEQNDNDLLATDDL; this is encoded by the exons ATGGCTTGCTTGGTTTCTCGTACCGGAAGAGAATTGCAGAGATATAATCATATGGGTTTTCGTCAAGTTGTGGG TTGTATACCTTACagatttaaatataatgaaGATGGGATGAAGATTTGTAATGAATATGAGGTGCTTGTGATAAGTTCTCAAAAGGGTCAAGGCCTGATGTTCCCTAAG GGTGGTTGGGAACTTGATGAATCCTTGGAACAAGCTGCTTCTAGAGAGTCACTTGAAGAAGCTGGGGTTCTTGGCAAAGTTGAG TCTCAACTTGGAAAATGGAGATTCATCAGTAAAAGCCAAGGCACATATTATGAAGGCTATATGTTCCCTTTATTTGTTGAAGAACAACTTGACCTCTGGCCAGAAAAACATGTTAGAGAAAGAATATGG ATGCCTGTAGCTGAAGCTAGAGAAGTGTGTAGACACTGGTGGATGAAGGAAGCTTTAGACATCTTAGTTAAAAGACTAACCATTGGAGAGCAAAATGATAATGATCTTCTAGCAACTGATGATCTGTGA